In the genome of Trichomycterus rosablanca isolate fTriRos1 chromosome 24, fTriRos1.hap1, whole genome shotgun sequence, one region contains:
- the LOC134301516 gene encoding NADH-cytochrome b5 reductase 3 produces MTHAVTTTVAVTAGVLVLSTVIVLGYFFLGKKKKPLVTLLDPSEKYPLRLIDKEVTSHDTRKFRFALPSPQHVLGLPVGRHVYLSARIDGALIVRPYTPVSSDDDRGFVDLVVKIYFKDTNPKFPEGGKMSQYLESLRLGDVVDFRGPGGLLEYKGDGQFGIQSDKKSPPEMKKAGTLGLIAGGTGITPMLQLIRDIMKNPSDTTQCSLLFANQTEKDIILRDELEEIQARHPDKFKLWFTVDTAPADWDYSQGFISAEMIHEHLPPPSDDCMILMCGPPPMIQFACTPNLDKLGYKQSQRFIY; encoded by the exons ACCACCACCGTGGCAGTGACAGCTGGGGTGCTGGTGCTGTCTACTGTCATTGTCCTGGGCTACTTTTTCCTTGGGAAGAAAAAGAAACCCTTGGTTACCTTGCTTGATCCCTCAGAGAAATATCCACTGAGACTCATAGACAAAGAG GTAACTAGCCACGATACACGCAAGTTTCGCTTTGCCCTGCCAAGCCCGCAGCATGTTCTGGGCCTGCCTGTAG GAAGGCATGTATACCTCTCTGCTCGGATCGACGGAGCTCTAATTGTGCGCCCCTACACCCCTGTGTCTAGTGATGATGACAGAGGGTTTGTTGATCTGGTTGTAAAG ATTTACTTTAAGGATACAAACCCCAAGTTTCCTGAAGGAGGAAAGATGTCTCAGTACTTGGAGAGCTTGAGACTTGGAGATGTGGTTGACTTCAGAGGGCCTGGAGGCTTGCTTGAGTACAAAGGCGATG GGCAGTTTGGCATACAGAGTGACAAGAAGTCCCCACCTGAAATGAAGAAGGCCGGCACATTGGGTCTCATTGCTGGTGGAACAG GCATCACGCCCATGCTACAACTGATCCGTGATATAATGAAGAACCCTAGTGACACTACTCAATGCAGCCTGCTGTTTGCCAACCAG aCCGAGAAGGACATCATCCTGAGAGACGAACTTGAGGAGATCCAGGCCAGACACCCAGATAAGTTTAAGCTGTGGTTCACTGTGGACACTGCTCCTGCAG ACTGGGATTACAGCCAGGGCTTCATCAGTGCAGAAATGATCCACGAGCACCTACCACCACCCAGCGATGACTGTATGATTCTCATGTGTGGACCACCTCCCATGATCCAGTTCGCCTGCACCCCCAACCTGGACAAGCTGGGCTATAAGCAGAGCCAACGCTtcatctattag